One stretch of Rhinolophus ferrumequinum isolate MPI-CBG mRhiFer1 chromosome 3, mRhiFer1_v1.p, whole genome shotgun sequence DNA includes these proteins:
- the GJE1 gene encoding LOW QUALITY PROTEIN: putative gap junction epsilon-1 protein (The sequence of the model RefSeq protein was modified relative to this genomic sequence to represent the inferred CDS: inserted 2 bases in 1 codon), which yields MSLNYIKNFYERSVKLPTVMGQSHTLFFGCLRMFFFEVLXFVVCGNEVLHFSCDPDSREINLFCYKQFRPITPQVFWALQLVIVLVPGASFNLYAACKSINQEECILQKPIYTVIYILSILLSISLEVIAFCLQIHLFGFQVNTLYLCDTGPLGKKFTIIKCMGPEYLEKTVLLIAMYTFTVITMVLCVAEVFEIIFRRLCFLIK from the exons ATGTCTCTAAATTACATCAAAAACTTCTATGAAAGAT CAGTGAAGCTGCCAACTGTGATGGGTCAATCCCACACCCTTTTCTTTGGATGTCTCCGAATGTTCTTTTTTGAAGTGTT GTTTGTAGTCTGTGGGAATGAGGTTTTGCACTTCAGTTGTGATCCAGACAGCAGAGAAATAAACCTCTTCTGTTACAAACAGTTCAGACCAATCACTCCACAA GTGTTCTGGGCATTACAACTAGTGATTGTCCTGGTTCCTGGAGCTAGTTTCAATCTTTATGCTGCATGTAAAAGCATCAACCAAGA agagtgcaTTCTTCAAAAGCCTATCTACACTGTGATTTATATCCtctccattttattaagtattagTCTAGAGGTGATAGCATTTTGTCTTCAGATTCACCTCTTTGGTTTCCAAGTAAACACACTCTACTTGTGTGATACTGGACCTCTTGGCAAAAAATTTACTATTATAAAGTGCATGGGGCCAGAATACCTTGAGAAGACCGTTCTTCTCATTGCAATGTATACATTTACTGTAATTACAATGGTATTATGTGTTGCTGAGGTTTTTGAGATAATATTTAGAAGATTATGCTTTCTAATTAAGTAG